Proteins from one methanogenic archaeon mixed culture ISO4-G1 genomic window:
- a CDS encoding replication factor C small subunit gives MNEIWTEKYRPKTLDDVVGQKHVTERLKSYVASRNMPHLLFTGPAGTGKTTCSLALARSMFGDEWKGNFIELNASDERGIDVVRGKIKEFARTAPLGGAEFKIIFMDEADALTADAQAALRRTMEKFSGICRFILSCNYSSKIIDPIQSRCAVFRFKPLSTEDVQEFLETIVKNENVDIDDDAMRGLIRVARGDMRRAVNSLQVAASLGKKIDLDVIYQTTGMANPEAVKSMIETALDGNFLKARDMLDDIMITFGLSGQDIIKQIHSTFFDLSITDAEKVRFMDKTGEIEFRIVEGANERIQLEALLAYLVMLGGKSR, from the coding sequence ATGAATGAGATTTGGACGGAGAAGTACAGGCCCAAGACGCTGGACGATGTCGTTGGTCAGAAGCACGTGACCGAGAGGCTCAAGTCCTATGTGGCATCCAGGAACATGCCCCACCTTCTTTTCACGGGCCCTGCGGGAACCGGGAAGACCACATGCTCCCTCGCTCTGGCCAGATCCATGTTCGGCGACGAATGGAAGGGCAACTTCATCGAGCTCAATGCCTCCGACGAAAGGGGTATCGATGTGGTCCGCGGAAAAATCAAGGAGTTCGCACGCACGGCACCGCTGGGCGGAGCGGAGTTCAAGATCATCTTCATGGACGAGGCCGATGCTCTGACCGCGGACGCACAGGCCGCCCTGAGGAGGACCATGGAGAAGTTCTCCGGGATCTGCCGTTTCATCCTGTCATGCAACTACTCGTCGAAGATCATAGACCCCATCCAGTCCAGATGTGCGGTGTTCAGGTTCAAGCCCCTTTCCACCGAGGATGTCCAGGAGTTCCTAGAGACCATCGTGAAGAACGAGAACGTGGACATCGACGACGATGCCATGAGGGGACTCATCCGCGTCGCCAGGGGAGACATGAGACGTGCCGTCAACTCACTGCAGGTCGCGGCTTCACTTGGCAAGAAGATCGACCTGGACGTGATCTACCAGACCACCGGGATGGCGAACCCGGAAGCGGTCAAATCCATGATCGAGACTGCACTGGACGGCAACTTCCTCAAGGCCCGCGACATGCTGGACGACATCATGATAACGTTCGGACTCTCGGGTCAGGACATCATCAAACAGATCCACTCAACGTTCTTCGACCTCAGCATCACGGATGCCGAGAAGGTCAGATTCATGGACAAGACCGGTGAGATCGAGTTCCGTATCGTGGAAGGCGCCAACGAGAGGATCCAGCTCGAGGCCCTGCTGGCCTATCTGGTCATGCTTGGCGGAAAATCGAGATGA
- a CDS encoding Sel1 domain-containing protein: protein MASEPFTKARVSMDSASGDYDLVKAAEAAKAGSATDADAKYLLALFQYLGEGGIPKDEDSAKALFKEAAADGSKEAGIVSKEFEANPKDVMDRLVALRFRGEQRDKEASKELFAMYDKGNKEVRKSHAEAVRFYTACAEQGDVEAQAKIGFMYLMGKGIPKDKGLAMKWLGMAADNGDGTAMYRIGQMYDQGLCDTEPDEKKSLEWYQKAADAGNRDAQFACGCMYMMPKQKYTDVKKAAKMFESSAEQGHAEAQYQIGMCYAYGQGVPRDVSQAVKWLEKSCENEYQQGMVDFANMCFEGQVIPKDYQKAAHWFTEAANRCNGYAQYALACMYGNGYYYDQSDEMALKWFKEAAEMGEVNSQYCLGCFYYEGRGTERDLKEAALWYTEAAEKGHPAAMAFLGMFKVTGSGVEQDVEEGIRLLEESAENGYYEAQFYLGKIYYEGKYVKKNDIRAKKYLNQAAKQGDPDAAALLNMMKSKRR from the coding sequence ATGGCTTCCGAACCGTTCACGAAGGCACGCGTGTCGATGGACAGCGCTTCAGGGGATTACGACCTCGTCAAAGCAGCCGAGGCGGCCAAGGCGGGATCCGCTACCGATGCGGATGCAAAGTACCTGCTGGCACTTTTCCAGTATCTCGGAGAGGGAGGGATCCCAAAGGATGAGGATTCGGCCAAGGCGCTGTTCAAGGAGGCGGCGGCCGATGGTTCCAAGGAGGCGGGCATCGTCTCGAAGGAGTTCGAAGCGAACCCCAAGGATGTGATGGACAGGCTGGTTGCCCTCAGGTTCAGGGGTGAGCAGAGGGACAAGGAGGCATCGAAGGAACTGTTCGCCATGTACGACAAGGGTAACAAGGAGGTCAGGAAATCCCATGCGGAGGCCGTCAGGTTCTACACAGCTTGCGCCGAGCAGGGTGATGTGGAGGCCCAGGCCAAGATCGGTTTCATGTACCTCATGGGCAAGGGCATCCCCAAGGACAAGGGCCTCGCCATGAAATGGCTCGGCATGGCAGCCGACAACGGTGACGGTACCGCTATGTACCGCATCGGTCAGATGTACGACCAGGGATTATGTGATACCGAACCGGACGAGAAGAAGTCCTTGGAGTGGTACCAGAAGGCGGCGGATGCCGGCAACAGGGATGCGCAGTTCGCATGCGGATGCATGTACATGATGCCCAAACAGAAGTACACCGATGTCAAGAAGGCCGCCAAGATGTTCGAGAGCTCCGCGGAGCAGGGCCATGCCGAGGCGCAGTATCAGATCGGGATGTGCTATGCATACGGCCAGGGCGTCCCCAGGGACGTCTCACAGGCGGTGAAATGGCTGGAGAAGTCCTGCGAGAACGAATACCAGCAGGGAATGGTGGACTTCGCCAACATGTGCTTCGAGGGACAGGTCATCCCCAAGGACTACCAGAAGGCGGCCCACTGGTTCACCGAGGCCGCCAACAGGTGCAACGGCTATGCGCAGTACGCGCTGGCCTGCATGTACGGCAACGGATACTATTATGATCAGAGCGACGAGATGGCGCTGAAGTGGTTCAAGGAGGCCGCGGAGATGGGAGAGGTGAACTCCCAGTACTGTCTCGGATGCTTCTACTACGAGGGCAGGGGTACCGAGAGGGACCTGAAGGAAGCGGCATTGTGGTACACAGAGGCCGCAGAGAAGGGCCACCCGGCGGCAATGGCGTTCCTCGGGATGTTCAAGGTCACCGGTTCCGGAGTGGAGCAGGACGTCGAGGAGGGCATAAGGCTGCTTGAGGAATCCGCCGAGAACGGATACTACGAGGCCCAGTTCTATCTCGGGAAGATCTACTACGAGGGCAAGTACGTCAAGAAGAACGACATACGCGCCAAAAAGTACCTCAACCAGGCCGCCAAGCAGGGCGATCCCGACGCGGCCGCTCTGCTGAACATGATGAAGTCCAAGAGAAGGTGA
- a CDS encoding inositol monophosphatase yields MSKELALLESALRKAADIVMNGDRSAKEKATAIGMYDVVTGSDVLAEKSIIEDIRREFPDDTIISEETNPDEKVAERCWTIDPIDGTMNYTRGIPFFGIQGCFMIDGEAKASAIYLPVFDEMFTADDDGAYLNGKGIHTCGPRPLKQCLMSTGDFSRRSQTFRDAQAVIFHDCYTDIARFKVFGASSVDYTYLAAGRIDVHVRFLNKIWDFKPGMHIAGKAGAVYDRQLADEHGILIMCSSEEVLQEAKEKLLPKFISIFRQA; encoded by the coding sequence ATGTCAAAGGAACTGGCACTTTTGGAATCCGCCCTTCGCAAGGCGGCGGACATAGTCATGAACGGCGACCGTTCCGCCAAGGAGAAGGCGACCGCCATCGGCATGTATGATGTCGTGACCGGTTCCGACGTCCTCGCCGAGAAGTCCATCATAGAGGACATCCGCAGGGAGTTCCCCGACGACACAATAATCTCGGAGGAGACGAATCCCGACGAGAAGGTCGCCGAGAGATGCTGGACCATCGACCCTATAGACGGGACCATGAACTACACCAGGGGCATCCCGTTCTTCGGCATCCAGGGATGCTTCATGATCGACGGTGAGGCCAAGGCCTCCGCCATATACCTGCCGGTGTTCGACGAGATGTTCACCGCGGACGATGACGGCGCTTATCTCAACGGGAAGGGGATCCACACATGCGGTCCGAGACCTCTGAAGCAGTGCCTCATGTCCACCGGTGATTTCAGCAGGAGGTCGCAGACGTTCAGGGACGCTCAGGCCGTCATTTTCCACGACTGTTATACCGACATAGCCAGATTCAAGGTGTTCGGAGCATCGTCTGTGGATTATACATATCTCGCCGCAGGCAGGATCGACGTGCACGTCAGGTTCCTCAACAAGATCTGGGATTTCAAACCCGGTATGCACATCGCAGGGAAGGCCGGAGCGGTATACGATAGGCAGCTGGCGGACGAGCACGGCATACTGATTATGTGCTCCTCGGAAGAGGTCCTTCAGGAAGCCAAGGAGAAGCTGCTCCCGAAGTTCATCTCGATTTTCCGCCAAGCATGA
- a CDS encoding PP-loop domain-containing protein encodes MKCDQCSAEAVTFIRYNGMHLCPEHFSRFVEKRVKRDIRKQIKVYPGEKIAVAVSGGKDSMVLLKLVSDVFGPRNKVEVHAITIDEGIAGYRPPSVDIVRRFCDKNGIAFHLRSFEELGVTMDAIAPLSRDSSPCTYCGVFRRRLMNDEARKIGAKYLATGHNLDDMAQSIMMNFVRGDVERLARLGPHERVQPGLIPRFLPLRLIPEKENLLYAIVNDIEFWDGECPYWQEALRNQYRSIVDELEDRSPGSRHSIVSSYDTLRPMLYKEYTTSNLHLCKCGEPTVGRRCKSCDLLADAQKKLRDL; translated from the coding sequence ATGAAGTGTGACCAGTGCTCCGCAGAGGCGGTCACGTTCATCCGTTACAACGGGATGCACCTGTGTCCCGAGCACTTCTCCAGATTCGTCGAGAAGAGGGTCAAGAGGGACATAAGGAAACAGATCAAGGTCTATCCGGGAGAGAAGATCGCGGTCGCGGTCTCCGGAGGGAAGGACAGTATGGTCCTCCTCAAGCTGGTATCCGACGTGTTCGGTCCCCGCAACAAAGTGGAGGTCCACGCGATAACCATCGACGAGGGCATAGCTGGATACCGTCCTCCAAGCGTGGACATTGTCAGGAGATTCTGCGATAAGAACGGTATAGCGTTCCATCTGCGCTCCTTTGAGGAGCTCGGAGTGACGATGGATGCCATCGCGCCCCTGTCGAGGGACAGCAGTCCATGCACGTACTGCGGGGTGTTCCGCAGGAGGCTCATGAACGACGAGGCCAGGAAGATCGGTGCGAAGTATCTGGCGACCGGCCACAACCTGGACGACATGGCCCAGTCCATCATGATGAACTTCGTCAGAGGGGATGTGGAGAGGCTGGCAAGGCTAGGCCCCCATGAGAGGGTCCAGCCCGGACTGATCCCGAGGTTCCTCCCGCTCAGGCTGATTCCGGAGAAGGAGAACCTCCTCTACGCGATCGTGAACGATATAGAATTCTGGGACGGGGAATGTCCTTACTGGCAGGAGGCGCTCAGGAACCAGTACCGCAGCATCGTCGACGAACTGGAGGACAGGTCGCCGGGTTCCAGGCACAGCATAGTTTCTTCCTATGACACGCTGCGTCCGATGCTATACAAGGAGTACACGACATCGAACCTGCATCTATGCAAATGCGGAGAACCCACCGTTGGCAGAAGATGCAAATCATGCGACCTGCTGGCCGATGCCCAGAAGAAGCTCAGGGATCTATGA
- a CDS encoding iron transporter FeoA, with protein MTTLNDIPVGGSAKVKRLYGEGAVRRHIMDMGITKGVTIYVCKMAPLGDPIEVTVRGYQLTLRKADAELIEVE; from the coding sequence ATGACCACTCTCAACGATATCCCCGTGGGCGGTTCCGCCAAAGTCAAGAGGCTCTACGGAGAGGGGGCCGTCAGGAGGCACATCATGGACATGGGTATCACCAAGGGCGTTACCATCTATGTCTGCAAGATGGCACCTCTGGGTGACCCGATCGAGGTCACCGTCCGCGGATACCAGCTCACCCTCAGGAAAGCGGATGCGGAGCTCATCGAAGTCGAATGA
- a CDS encoding formate--tetrahydrofolate ligase, whose amino-acid sequence MLADIDIAYEAKPRPIKEIAAKIGLSEDDISPYGKYIAKVPIENLEKFKGNKDGKLIMVTAITPTPAGEGKTVTSIGLMEGLGYLGKKVIGALREPSLGPTFGIKGGATGGGYAQVYPMWDIDLHFTGDIHAVAAAHNLLSAILDNELVRENPLHIDPAHVMFKKTVDMNVRELRHIVTGIGRDKIRGGVAHESGFIITSASEIAAILCLAKDRADLRKRLERMVVAYSYDDVPITVKDLGCVGAMMVLLKDAINPNLVQTLEGQPVFVHGFPFANIAHGSNSIIATKTALKLADYVVTESGFASDLGGEKFMDIVCRESDIRPSCVVIVATVKALMTHGGGNLDDESTLTIDALKKGMCNLDKHIENMSMYGVPVVVGINHFAQDKQEEMDVIRDHCKEMGIPVAFNDGFMKGGEGAAALAQTVVDTIEQKKTDFKFLYDLDLPIKDKIEIIAKKIYGADGVFYEPLVDTRIKYFERDGFGNLPICIAKTQASLSDVSTLKGVPKGWMLHVREINISTGAGFIVPECGTLTLMPGLPKVPAAMRMDLKDDGRIVGLK is encoded by the coding sequence ATGTTAGCAGATATCGACATCGCCTATGAGGCCAAACCCCGCCCCATCAAGGAGATTGCAGCTAAAATCGGATTGTCGGAAGACGATATCAGCCCTTACGGAAAGTACATCGCGAAGGTCCCGATCGAGAACCTCGAGAAGTTCAAGGGCAACAAGGACGGAAAGCTCATCATGGTCACCGCCATCACACCTACTCCTGCCGGTGAGGGAAAGACCGTCACATCCATCGGTCTCATGGAGGGACTCGGATATCTCGGTAAGAAGGTCATCGGAGCGCTTAGGGAGCCCTCGCTCGGACCCACGTTCGGTATCAAGGGAGGTGCGACCGGAGGAGGATACGCACAGGTCTACCCCATGTGGGACATCGATCTCCACTTCACAGGGGACATCCACGCGGTCGCGGCCGCACACAACCTCCTGTCAGCCATCCTCGACAACGAGCTGGTCAGGGAGAACCCCCTCCACATCGACCCCGCCCATGTCATGTTCAAGAAGACTGTAGACATGAACGTCCGTGAGCTGAGGCACATCGTGACGGGAATCGGAAGGGACAAGATCAGGGGAGGAGTCGCCCACGAATCCGGATTCATCATCACATCCGCATCGGAGATCGCGGCCATCCTCTGTCTCGCCAAGGACCGTGCGGACCTGAGGAAGAGGCTCGAGAGGATGGTCGTCGCGTACTCTTACGACGACGTGCCCATCACAGTCAAGGATCTCGGATGCGTCGGAGCTATGATGGTCCTGCTGAAGGACGCCATCAACCCCAACCTCGTGCAGACCCTCGAGGGACAGCCCGTGTTCGTGCACGGATTCCCCTTCGCGAACATCGCACACGGCAGCAACTCGATCATCGCCACCAAGACTGCCCTGAAACTCGCGGACTACGTCGTCACGGAGTCCGGTTTCGCTTCCGATCTCGGAGGGGAGAAGTTCATGGACATCGTGTGCAGGGAATCGGACATCAGACCGTCATGCGTGGTCATTGTCGCCACGGTGAAGGCGCTGATGACCCACGGAGGAGGAAACCTCGACGACGAGTCCACGCTCACCATCGATGCCCTGAAGAAGGGAATGTGCAACCTCGACAAGCACATCGAGAACATGTCCATGTACGGTGTGCCCGTGGTAGTCGGTATCAACCACTTCGCACAGGACAAGCAGGAGGAGATGGATGTCATCCGTGACCACTGCAAGGAGATGGGAATCCCCGTGGCATTCAACGACGGATTCATGAAGGGCGGAGAGGGAGCAGCGGCTCTCGCACAGACCGTCGTCGACACCATCGAGCAGAAGAAGACGGACTTCAAGTTCCTCTACGACCTGGATCTGCCCATCAAGGATAAGATCGAGATCATCGCCAAGAAGATCTACGGTGCGGACGGCGTATTCTACGAGCCGCTCGTGGACACCAGGATCAAGTACTTCGAAAGGGACGGATTCGGCAACCTGCCCATCTGTATCGCAAAGACCCAGGCATCGCTGTCGGACGTGTCCACGCTGAAGGGAGTCCCCAAGGGATGGATGCTTCATGTCAGGGAGATCAACATCTCAACAGGAGCGGGTTTCATCGTTCCGGAGTGCGGTACCCTCACACTGATGCCCGGACTGCCCAAGGTCCCCGCGGCCATGAGGATGGACCTCAAGGACGACGGAAGGATCGTCGGACTCAAGTGA
- a CDS encoding Sel1 domain-containing protein — protein MISDSDVMEPLEKAKFIIRNRIESDYLDAYNTLVNESKNGCTDANYYLGLMYARGQGVDKNYDSARTWFEKGFEGGHPGSAYYLGMIYLNGLHVDRDPLKAKEYFLMAAGRGDVRAEYELGLLHFKDEGIPRDLEVSAHWIKQAAEHGHVEAQFILGQYYKTGVGVNKDIARSVRWLMTAALNRHQGAQILLGNMYRTGDGVPADEEEAERWYDMADGVKNVDRK, from the coding sequence ATGATTTCCGATTCCGATGTTATGGAGCCTTTGGAGAAGGCGAAGTTCATCATCCGCAACAGGATAGAATCGGACTATCTGGATGCTTATAACACGCTTGTCAACGAATCCAAGAACGGGTGCACCGACGCCAACTACTATCTGGGCCTCATGTACGCCCGCGGACAAGGCGTCGACAAGAACTACGATTCGGCCCGCACCTGGTTCGAGAAGGGCTTCGAGGGAGGGCATCCCGGTTCAGCATACTACCTCGGCATGATCTATCTGAACGGACTCCATGTCGACAGGGATCCGCTGAAGGCCAAGGAGTACTTCCTGATGGCCGCCGGCAGGGGGGACGTACGTGCGGAATACGAGCTCGGTCTCCTCCACTTCAAGGATGAGGGCATACCCAGGGACCTTGAGGTCTCCGCCCATTGGATCAAGCAGGCCGCCGAGCACGGACATGTGGAGGCACAGTTCATCCTCGGTCAATACTACAAGACGGGAGTCGGCGTCAACAAGGACATAGCCAGATCCGTCAGGTGGCTCATGACCGCCGCCCTGAACAGGCACCAGGGGGCGCAGATCCTCCTCGGCAACATGTACCGCACCGGGGACGGGGTCCCTGCCGACGAGGAAGAAGCCGAACGCTGGTACGACATGGCCGACGGCGTGAAGAACGTCGACAGGAAATGA
- a CDS encoding iron transporter FeoA: MTMESPRSIDRDCSDDSSVGSSVPVAFLKKGEYGKVVNISGKREIKTYLEGLGFIRGTSVRIINNDSSGHILEVKGSRIAIDDGMAMKIMVSL, encoded by the coding sequence ATGACCATGGAGTCCCCCCGTTCCATAGATCGTGACTGTTCTGACGATTCTTCCGTCGGATCGTCCGTCCCCGTAGCCTTCCTCAAGAAGGGAGAGTACGGGAAGGTCGTCAATATCTCCGGCAAGAGGGAGATCAAGACCTACCTCGAAGGATTGGGATTCATAAGGGGCACGTCTGTCAGGATTATCAACAATGACAGCTCCGGGCACATTTTGGAAGTCAAGGGCTCCAGGATCGCGATAGATGACGGGATGGCCATGAAGATCATGGTATCCCTTTGA
- a CDS encoding Sel1 domain-containing protein, whose protein sequence is MGYLFFRGDGVVQDRREAARWFGLAADQGNAEAMCNLGHMRAHGLGMRADLDKAMELYHKAADLGDARAMFNLGFMYSDVEGIQQDWEKAYHWYSKAADAGNVIALYRMGVMNEEGRGIPQDYQKAIAMYTTCFEAEYPKAGYRLGRMHLDGKGVPQNLDKAAKFMIKAAEMGSEDAMCELGKMHINGQGMTHSLTNAKKWLTKAANRGSEEAAILLQKINSGELK, encoded by the coding sequence ATGGGATACCTCTTCTTCAGAGGGGACGGTGTGGTCCAGGACAGGAGGGAGGCCGCCAGATGGTTCGGTCTCGCCGCCGACCAGGGCAACGCGGAGGCGATGTGCAACCTCGGCCACATGCGCGCCCACGGACTCGGTATGAGGGCGGACCTGGACAAGGCCATGGAGCTGTATCACAAGGCAGCGGACCTGGGCGATGCCAGGGCGATGTTCAACCTTGGTTTCATGTATTCAGATGTAGAGGGAATCCAGCAGGATTGGGAGAAGGCCTACCATTGGTATTCGAAGGCGGCGGATGCGGGGAACGTCATAGCGCTGTACCGTATGGGCGTCATGAACGAGGAGGGACGCGGGATCCCGCAGGACTACCAGAAGGCCATCGCGATGTACACGACATGCTTCGAGGCGGAGTATCCCAAGGCGGGATACCGTCTCGGGAGGATGCATCTGGACGGAAAGGGCGTTCCTCAGAACCTGGACAAGGCTGCCAAGTTCATGATCAAGGCCGCAGAGATGGGTTCCGAGGATGCGATGTGCGAACTCGGTAAAATGCACATAAACGGTCAAGGAATGACACATAGTTTAACTAATGCCAAGAAATGGTTAACCAAGGCAGCCAATCGTGGTTCCGAAGAGGCCGCGATACTGCTCCAGAAGATCAACAGCGGTGAATTGAAGTGA
- a CDS encoding orc1/cdc6 family replication initiation protein, translating to MFDKSSSIIKDASKLDYNYVPKNLVNREGQMGELENLFRPLVEFDRSCNAFLMGSVGTGKTVTAKKFCQDMKEYCAGINKPLEVLYVNCRNNNSETAVLLNLIHYFDQGHPERGFSTEDLARTFKLHLTKNKKALVIILDEVDVLLKKNTVDLIYQITRLSDSVNKPAPVSLIMISQESVFKLMDDASASTFRRSTTVKFDKYTGEELREIVRQRAEEALLPGKISDDALDQIAESSEEFGDARMAIELLERSAMLAEQDFKGEVTVENVRAAKASIYSTISESKLIDLDINRKLVLLAVARAMKQNVTIPTSAAEKTYAIACEEYDVPARKHTQFWSYIQDLEKIGLVKTKVSSDGKGRSTLISLPDIPSKELARKLAEMLDEGAGSSYEV from the coding sequence ATGTTTGACAAGTCCTCCAGTATCATCAAGGATGCCTCCAAGTTGGATTACAACTACGTCCCCAAGAACCTGGTCAACAGGGAGGGGCAGATGGGGGAGCTGGAGAACCTGTTCCGCCCTCTGGTGGAGTTCGACCGTTCCTGCAACGCATTCCTCATGGGTTCGGTCGGTACGGGGAAGACGGTCACGGCCAAGAAGTTCTGTCAGGACATGAAGGAGTACTGCGCGGGCATCAACAAGCCCTTGGAGGTCCTCTACGTCAACTGCAGGAACAACAACTCCGAGACCGCCGTGCTCCTGAATCTCATCCACTATTTCGATCAGGGGCATCCGGAGAGGGGATTCTCCACGGAGGATCTGGCACGTACGTTCAAATTACATCTTACGAAGAATAAGAAGGCTCTCGTCATAATACTCGACGAGGTAGACGTCCTCCTGAAGAAGAACACGGTTGACCTCATCTACCAGATCACGAGGCTATCGGACAGCGTGAACAAGCCCGCCCCCGTGTCGCTGATAATGATCTCGCAGGAATCCGTATTCAAGCTCATGGACGATGCTTCCGCATCGACCTTCCGCAGGTCCACCACGGTCAAATTCGACAAGTACACCGGGGAGGAGCTCAGAGAGATCGTCAGGCAGAGGGCCGAAGAGGCGCTGCTGCCAGGGAAGATCTCCGACGACGCACTGGACCAGATAGCGGAGAGTTCCGAGGAGTTCGGCGACGCCAGGATGGCCATCGAGCTCCTGGAGAGGTCCGCCATGCTGGCGGAGCAGGACTTTAAGGGAGAGGTCACGGTCGAGAACGTCCGCGCCGCGAAGGCATCCATCTACAGCACCATTTCTGAATCCAAGCTGATCGACCTGGACATCAACAGGAAGCTGGTCCTTCTGGCTGTGGCACGTGCCATGAAGCAGAACGTCACCATACCCACATCCGCTGCGGAGAAGACCTATGCGATCGCATGCGAGGAGTACGATGTCCCAGCCAGGAAGCATACTCAGTTCTGGAGCTACATCCAGGACCTCGAGAAGATCGGTCTGGTCAAGACCAAGGTCTCGTCCGATGGGAAGGGCAGGTCCACCCTAATCTCGCTGCCGGACATACCATCGAAGGAACTGGCCAGGAAGCTCGCTGAAATGCTGGACGAAGGGGCAGGGAGCAGCTATGAAGTGTGA
- a CDS encoding coenzyme F390 synthetase, whose product MRMNEYQKEMIFNELSTIKAHSPFYAKKFEGLDVESIRTQEDFEKLPFTDKGDLREAYPLGLAAVPEKDIVRIHSSSGTTGTPVVIPYTKKDVEDWAIIFERCYSMAGVTDKDRIHITPGYGLWTAGIGFQAGCERLGAMAIPMGPGNTEKQLRMMEDLGSTVLCATSSYALLLSEEIKKRGIRDKLKLKKGIIGSERWGDKMRKSIANELGVDFYDIYGLTEIYGPGIGISCDYRNGIHMWDDYIYFEIIDPKTGKTLPDGEIGELVITTLKKEGAPLIRYRTHDLTRIIPGDCPCGSRFPRIDIIVGRTDDMIKVKGVNMFPAQFEEVLATMGDATSEYQIMIDHLEGRDIITVYFETPAQGEKREAAEQELVEKIKSKLNVTVVPKAVDIGYLPRSEKKTNRIFDNRY is encoded by the coding sequence GTGAGGATGAACGAGTATCAGAAGGAGATGATATTCAACGAGCTGTCGACCATCAAGGCCCACAGTCCGTTCTATGCCAAGAAGTTCGAGGGTCTGGATGTGGAGAGCATCAGGACGCAGGAGGACTTCGAGAAGCTTCCCTTCACCGACAAGGGCGATCTCCGTGAGGCGTACCCCTTGGGTCTCGCAGCTGTCCCCGAGAAGGACATCGTAAGGATACATTCGTCATCCGGTACGACGGGGACCCCCGTCGTCATCCCCTACACCAAGAAGGACGTCGAGGATTGGGCGATAATCTTCGAGCGCTGCTACTCCATGGCCGGCGTCACCGACAAGGACCGCATCCACATAACTCCCGGATACGGTCTGTGGACGGCCGGTATCGGGTTCCAGGCCGGATGCGAGAGGCTCGGTGCGATGGCGATTCCCATGGGCCCCGGCAACACCGAGAAACAGCTCCGCATGATGGAGGACCTGGGCTCCACCGTCCTATGTGCCACATCATCGTATGCGTTGCTCCTCTCGGAGGAGATCAAGAAGCGCGGCATCAGGGACAAGCTGAAGCTGAAGAAGGGAATCATCGGCTCAGAGCGCTGGGGGGACAAGATGCGCAAGAGCATCGCCAACGAACTCGGTGTGGATTTCTACGACATCTATGGACTGACCGAGATCTACGGTCCGGGTATCGGGATCAGCTGCGACTACCGCAACGGCATCCACATGTGGGACGATTACATCTATTTCGAGATCATCGATCCGAAGACCGGCAAAACCCTCCCAGACGGGGAGATAGGGGAGCTGGTCATCACCACGCTCAAGAAGGAGGGCGCACCGCTCATAAGGTACAGGACCCACGATCTGACCAGGATCATACCGGGGGACTGTCCCTGCGGATCCAGGTTCCCCCGCATAGACATCATCGTCGGACGCACCGACGACATGATCAAGGTCAAAGGGGTCAACATGTTCCCCGCCCAGTTCGAAGAGGTCCTGGCGACGATGGGCGACGCCACCAGCGAATACCAGATCATGATAGACCATCTCGAGGGAAGGGACATAATCACGGTCTACTTCGAGACGCCCGCACAGGGCGAGAAGCGCGAGGCGGCCGAGCAGGAGCTGGTCGAGAAGATAAAATCGAAGCTCAACGTGACCGTCGTGCCCAAGGCCGTCGATATAGGATATCTGCCGAGGAGCGAGAAGAAGACCAACAGGATCTTCGACAACCGCTATTGA